CCCCGGGCGCACCGGCGCCCGGGCGCCGCGCTCCGAGCCACCGGGCCCCCGGACGCCGCCGCAAGCCGCCGGCGCCGCTGGTCCGGCGGCCCGCCGTCCTCGTGGCGGTGGGCGTGCTGTGCGCGGGTGGGTTGACGGCGCTGTGGCTGACCGACTCGGAGGACCGGACCGCGGTCGTGCCGCCGCTCGCCGGGATCGCGGAGTACGACGCCGGTCAGACGCTCAAGGCGAGCGGCCTGCGGGCCAAGGTGCTGCGCGAGGTGAGCGACTCGGTGCCCGCGGGTGTCGTGCTCTCGCAGTCGCCGGAACCCGGAGCACGGATCTCGACCGGGACCGACGTCGAGCTGCGGGTGTCCTCCGGGCCGCCGAGCGTGCTCGTCGATCCCGCGGACTGGGTGGGCAAGCCCTACGCGGACGTGAAGGCCGCCCTGGAAAGTCGAGGACTGAAGGTGCGGGAGCAGCAGGTCAACGCGGGCGGGGCGACGGGTACGGTAGCCGACGTCACGCCGCACGGCCCGGTACCGGTGGGCGACACCGTCGTCGTGAGTGTCGTGGCGCAACCTCCCACCGTGGGAGCGCGCGCCGCGGGGCTGCGTCCCGACGGGTTGCGGGCCGGTGACGACAGGGGAAGGAACGGTCAGTGACAGAGCAGGCTCGGCTCCTCGGCGAGCGGTACGAGCTCGGCGAGGTGCTCGGTCGGGGCGGCATGGCCGAGGTGCGCCTCGGCAAGGACGTCCGGCTCGGGCGCACCGTCGCCGTGAAGACCCTGCGCTCGGACCTGGCGCTGGACTCCACCTTCCAGCAGCGCTTCCGCAAGGAGGCCCAGTCCGCGGCGTCGCTGAACAACCCGGCGATCGTGTCGGTCTACGACACCGGCGAGGACTACGCCGACGGCGTCCCGGTCCCGTACATCGTCATGGAGTACGTCGACGGCCAGACGCTGCGCGAGCTGCTCGCCTCCGGGCGCCGACTGTTGCCCGAGCGCGCGATGGAGATCGTCGCCGGCGTCCTGACGGCCCTGGACTACAGCCACCAGGCCGGGATCGTGCACCGGGACATCAAGCCCGGCAACGTCATGCTGACCCGCTCCGGCACCGTCAAGGTGATGGACTTCGGCATCGCCCGCGCGATCGCCGACGCCTCCGCGACGATGACCGCGACCGCGGCCGTGATCGGCACCGCGCAGTACCTCTCTCCCGAGCAGGCCAAGGGCGAGAAGGTCGACGCCCGCTCCGACCTGTACTCGGCCGGGTGCCTGCTCTACGAACTCCTCACCGGCCAGCCGCCGTTCACCGGCGACTCCCCGGTCTCGGTCGCGTACCAGCACGTGCGGGAGAACCCGAAGCCGCCGTCGCTGATCGATCCTGCGGTCACGCCGCCGATGGACGCGATCGTCCTGAAGTCGCTGGCGAAGAACCCGGAGAACCGGTACCAGTCCGCCGCGGAGATGCGCGAGGACATCGAGCGCGCCCTCGACGGCCGCCCGATCACCGCGCCCGCGGTCATGACCGACGCGGTCACCCAGCAACTCGTCACCTCCCGCCCGCCGACCGCGGCCATGCCGCCGGTCGCGGCCGGAAACGGCGGCCGGCGCGGCACGCTCGGTTGGGTGCTGCTCCTGCTCGCGGTGATCGCCGTCGCCGTGCTCGGCGTCATCGTCGGCAAGGAGGTGCTGGGCTCCAAGGGCGAGAAGGTCGCCGTCCCGCTGGTCCAGGGCCTCACCCAGGAACAGGCCGAGCAGACGCTGGAGTCACGCGGGCTCAAGCCCGTCGTCAGCTTCAAGAACGACCCGAACGTCAGCGAGGGTCGCGTCATCTCCCAGGACCCGGCGGCGTCCTCGACGCTGACCCGTGGCGACGAGGTCACGATCGTCGTCTCGCAGGGCGAGGTCCGGGCGACCGTGCCCGACGTGGTCGGGTTGCCGCTGGCCGACGCCCGCAAGGCGCTCGAAGCCGCGAACCTGGTGCCGAACAAGGTGACCAGGCGCAACTCCGACCGGCCCAACAACGAGGTCCTCGAGACCAACCCGAAGGCCGGCACCAAGCGCGAGCTCAACAGCCGGGTCGACCTCGTGGTCTCCAACGGCGTCCCGCTGGTCGAGGTCCCGAACGTGGTCGGCCAGCCGTACGCCACGGCGTACGCGACGGTCTCCCAGGCCGGGTTCGTCGTCCCGTCGCCGAGCCAGGAGGTCTCCGACCGGTACCCGCCGGGCTACGTGCTCCGGCAGGTGCCCGAGGGCGGCACACAGCTGCAGAAGGGCAGCAACGTGACCTTCGTGCTGACGGCCGCCCCCAACCCGGGCCCGGACCCGACGCCGATCCCGGAGGAGACGCCGGCCGTGGACCCGACCCCGGTGCCACCGGTCGAGACCCCGGCGCCGCCGGCGGTCCAGGGCCGCTCCGAGGACGTCGTGGGGCGGACCCAGGACTGAGCCCGGGCGGATCCGGGGCGGATCCGGGACGGACTAGCCGGCCTGCGGGGGCGCGACCGGCGCCAGGCCGGCGGAGCGCTCGACCGCGCCCGGGTCGCCGCAGCGGGCGAGCCAGTTCGCGAGCATCCGGTGCCCGCCCTCGGTGAGCACCGACTCAGGGTGGAACTGCACGCCCTCGACGTCGGCCTCGCGGTGCCGGGCCGCCATGATCACGCCGGACTCGGTGCGGCCGGTGACCTCGAGGCACTCGGGGACGGTCGGGGGGTCGATCGCGAGCGAGTGGTACCGCGTCGCGGTGAACGGCGACGGCAGCCCGGCGAGCACGCCGACGCCCTCGTGGAAGACCTGCGAGGTCTTGCCGTGCAAAAGTTCGGGCGCCCGGTTGACGGTCCCCCCGAACGCGACGCCGATCGACTGCAGTCCGAGGCACACCCCGAACAGCGGGATCTGCGCCTGTGCACAGTGCCGCACCATCTCGATGCACACGCCCGCGGACTCGGGCGTCCCCGGCCCGGGTGAGATCAGGACGCCGTCGAAGGAGGCCGCGTCCTCGACCGTGACGGCGTCGTTGCGGCGCACGTCGCACTCGGCGTCGAGCTGCTGCAGGTACTGGACCAGGTTGAAGACGAAGCTGTCGTAGTTGTCGACGACGAGAATGCGGGCCACCCGCACAGCGTAATTGCCGTGCCTACTGGCCGGCCCCACCCTCGATCTCGACCTGGTTGAACGGCAGCTTCGGGTCCACCCACGGGAAGATGTGCTCGAAGAGCAGGTACAGCGCCAGGAACGCGAGCACGACCGTCAGCCCGAGCCGCACGAACCACGGCCCGGGCAGGTGTCGCCACATCCAGACGTACATCGGGGACTCAGGCCTTCTTCTGGGTGAACGCGAGCTCGGCCGGCAGCGGCCCCGGCTTCGGGTAGGCCTTCGTGAGGTGGCCGTACACGATCAGGCGGGTGCTCGACCCCCACCGCGGGTTGCAGGTGACCAGCGTGATCAGCTTCTTCGTCGGTTTCACGCCGGGCTGCTCGGGCACCGGCAGGACGACCTCGCCGTAGCTCGGGTCGACGAGCTTCCAGGCCGGGTGCGCCGGGTTCGGGTTCTTCTGCTTGTCGACGACGTAGACGAACCAGTTCGTCTTGGTCTCGACGATCACCTTGTCGCCGGGCTGGATCCGGTCCAGGTACGCGAACGGCTCGCCGTGGGTGGCCCGGTGCGCGGCGACGGCGAAGTTGCCGACGGCGCCGGGCTGCGCGCTCTTCGGGAAGTGGCCGACGCCCTTGGCCAGGTCGTCGAGCTCGACGCCCGAGACGATCGGCTTCTGCCACTTCTTGCCGAGACGCTCGATGTACATGATCCCGAGCGCGCCGTTCTTGATCGGCTTGCCGGAGACCCACGAGCTGCGCAGGTCGTCCTTGATGCCGTCGGCGCGGCGCTCGGCCTCGAGGTTGGTCCAGTAGAGCTGGTACACGACGAGGAGCAGCAGGATCACGCCGAACGTGATCATCAGCTCGCCGGTACTGCGGACGGCGACGCGGAACGGCGACGGCTTCCGCCGCGGCGGCGGCGGGCCCTGCGGGGGCGCGTCGGCCACTGTCGTCACTGCTCGTCCACCTCCGCGTAGCGCAGGTCCAGGGAACCGCTGTAGGCGGGGACCGTGATGCGCGCGTGCTTCTCGACCTTCCACCCCAGACCATAAGCGTCCACGTACTCGCGGTAGTTCGAAACGGCCACAGACTCAGCCAGCGCCTTGGAGAGGGCCGTCACATCCCCGACCGCCGTCACGGAGTAAGGGGGTGAGTACACACGGTCCTGGAGGATCAGGACATTGCCGACGCACCGGACGGCACTGGTCGAGATGATCCGCTGGTCCATCAGCTTGATGCCGACGGCACCCCCGGCCCACAGGGCGTTCACCACGGCCTGCAGGTCCTGCTGGTGGACGACCAGGTCGTCGGCGGTCGGCTCGGGGAGCCCGGGGTAGGCGCGGTCGATCGCGCCCGGCGGGGCGTCGTCGAGGGTGACGGTGATCCCGGCGCCGCTGACCGGGGTGAGGCCGGCGGCGGGGGCGATCGCGTCGCCCTCCTTGCGGACCTGCTGGACCAGGGGGTCCGCGGCCTGCTCGGAGAGTCGCTCGACCTGGCGGCGCAGGCGGTTCCCGGTGGTGGCGGCGCGGTCGTTGCGCTCCTGCGCGGCCTGGATCAGGTCGATCAGCCGCGTGTTCTCGCCCGAGCGCAGGTTGGTCCCGCGGGCCGTCGTGCCGGTGATGGCGAACAACAGGCCCGCGATCGCGAGGACGACGGGGACGGCAAGTCGCCAGCCGGAGCGGGCCATGCGGTTACGCTAGCCGACGAGCCGAGGACTGAGCCGACGACTCAGCCCGTCGACCAGCACCGCACGTCAAGCGTCCACCGGGAGTGCTCCTCATGCCGAAGTCGCGGATCCGCAAGAAGGACAAGCCCGCGCCGGAGCCGAAGCCGGCGAACCTCGGCCCGAGCGCGCCGTGGGTCGCGCCCCTCATGCTCGGCCTGTTCCTGTTCGGCCTGATCTGGATCGTCGTCTACTACGTCTCGAACGGCGACTACCCGATCGGCAGCCTGAACAACTACAACCTGCTCGTGGGCTTCGGGTTCATCACCGGCGGGTTCATCACGTCCACCCAGTGGCGCTGACCCCGGGGCGCTACCCGGCTCGGCTAGACGCCCGGTACGCCCGAATTACACCGGTGTAGTTCTCCACACCCGTTGTCCCCAGTGTGGACAACTGCCGACGTGGACGCCGGGGCGCCGAGGTTGAAGAAGAGCCCCTCGCGGATCTGGTCCTCCAGGCGCTCCGTGCGCAGCTGGACCGCGACCAGGCAGACGCCGACCAGGACCAGGCACCCGGTCGCCTGCCACCACACCCGGTTGCGGGCCGGCGCGTAGACGAACAGCGCGCCGAGGAGCGCACCTGTGACCAGGCCACCGACGTGCCCGCGCCAGTCGATGTTGTCGATGACGAAGCCGGGGAGCAGCATGAAGGCCAGGAAGATCACCGTGCTGGACGGATTGGCCCGAACCTGCCGGTCGACGACGAGCAGGGCTCCGATCAGGCCGAACACCGCACCCGAGGCGCCGATGGAGCCGTCGAAGATCCCCAGGAACAGGTAGGAGAACGTCGACCCGCCGAGCGCGCACAGCAGGTAGGTCAGCAGGTACCGGACGGGTCCGAGCAGCATCTCCAACGGTCGGCCGAACAGCCACAGCGCGAGCATGTTGAACGCGATGTGGAGCGGCGCCTCGTGCACGAAGGCCGCGGTGAGCAACCGGTGCCAGCCGCCCTGGGCCACCCCGTCGTCGTCGCCGGAGAACGGGCGCAAGGAGAGTTGGTTCAGCAGTTGGTCCGAACCCTGGACGGCGAAGAAGATGAGGACGTTGACGACGATGATCGCCATCGTCACGACCGCGCCGTTGCCGGTCCCGCGCACGGGAGCACCGACGACGGTCCGCGGCTCCCGGACCCCCTTGTGCCCGTCCGCGACGCACTCGGGGCACTGGAACCCGACGGCCGCCGAGATCATGTCGTCGGGACAGATGTACCGCTCACAGCGGCCGCACCGGACATACGTCTCCCGGCCGGGGTGCCGGTAACAGACCGGGGTCTCGCCGGATCCCGTGCCGTCCGTCATGTCAGGCCTGACGACGCTCGACGATGACCTTCTCGATCACGACGTCGGTGAGCGGCCGGTCGCGTTCGCCGGTCTCGACGGCGGCGATCGCCTCGACGACGTCCCGGCTGTCGATGTCGGCGACCTCGCCGAAGATCGTGTGCTTCATCGTCAGCCACGGCGTCGGCGCCACGGTGATGAAGAACTGGGAGCCGTTGGTCGCGGGGCCGGCGTTCGCCATCGCGAGCAGGTACGGCCGGTCGAAGAGCAGCTCCGAGTGGAACTCGTCCTTGAACGTGTAGCCCGGGCCGCCGGTGCCGATGCCGAGCGGGTCCCCGCCCTGGATCATGAAGCCGGCGATGACGCGGTGGAAGATCGTGCCGTTGTAAAGCGGTTCCGTGCTCTTGGCGCCGGTCCGCGGATCGGTCCACTCCCGGATGCCCTGCGCGAGCTCGGTGAAGTTCCGCACGGTCGTCGGCGCGTGGTCCGGGAACAGCCGAATCGTGATGTCCCCCAGGGACGTGTGCAGGGTGGCGAACAGCTCCTCGGCCACGGGATCCCTCTCGTCGATCGAACACCTACCGCCGACCCAGCATCCTTGCACGCGGCTCGCCGGGAGGCCGGAGGCGGTTGCACCCCGCCCGACCGGGAAGGATTCGACCACGAACGCCTCCGAACGAAGGAGAAATCCGATGCACCGGCCCTCCGCACGGGCGGTCCGTCGCACCGCCACCGACCTCTCGGACCAGGTGCTGCCGCACCTGAACTCGGCCAAGGACACCCTGGTCGAGGACGTCCTGCCCAAGGTCAAGCACGGCGGTGTCGACCTGGCCGCTCGCGCCGGCCTGATGTCGCCGCCGAAGCAGCGCCACCCCTGGCGCCTGGCCGCGATCGTGGGTGCCGTCGCCGTGGCCGCCTACGCGGCCTGGAACGCCTGGAAGCTCCCGCACGCGAGTGACGACTGGGCGCACGCCGACACCGCCACCCCGGCCGGCTCGCGGCCCTCGGCCGACGTTCCGGCGTAGGCCGACCTAGCAAGCCGAAGGGCCGGCCCGCGAACGGACCGGCCCCGACAGACGCGTGAGCCCCGGGTCCCCCTGGACCGGGGCTCACGCCTCGTTTCTGTCCTGCGCTAGTTCCACTTCCAGTTCATGTCGCCCCCCGACGTCCTGCGGTCAGCCGGTCAGTCGGACTGGCGCACCGCGCGGCGCAGGCCGAGGCCCGCACCCACCAGCAGCAACCCCGCCACCCCGACGCTCGCGGCGCCCGAGGCACCGGTCGCCGGCAGGGCGTCCGGGTGCTCCTCGAACGACCCCTGGACGGCGTCGTCCTCCTCGGTGACCTGGTCGTCGGTCTCCTCGGCCGGCGTGCCCGAGCCGGTGCCGTCACCGTCGCCCACCGGGGTCCCCGGGGTCACGACCGTGTCGATCGTCGGGTCCGTGCCGGGGTCCGGGTCGATCGTCCCGGGGTCCGTGCCCGGGTCCGTGCCCGGGTCCGGGTCGATCGTCCCCGGGTCGGTGCCCGGGTCGGTGCCCGGGTCCGGGTCACCACTCGACCCGGTGCCGGGGTCCGGGTCCGTCGTACCGGGGTCCGTGCCCGGGTCCGGGTCCGTGACGGCGGGGCACTCGACCTTGAACACCTTCTCCTTGTTGGTCTCGCCATCGAGGAGGGTCGCCTTGTAGTGACCGTCCGGCAGGGAGATGACGGCCGAGGACCAGGAGCCGGCGGGGTCAGCGACGTAGGTGCCGGTGTGGACCACGGGGGCGCCGCTGTTCCACGGCGGGCCCGAGACGATCGAGTACGTCACGCTCTCGTCCGCGTCGAAGCCGTCGCCGACGATGGTGAAGGCGCAGACCTTCGGCTCGTTGCTGTTGTCGGTGTCCGCCGTGCCCACCCCGTGGATCTTGATCGTGCCCGAGGACTTCGACGCGGCGACCGCAGCGCCGGCGGAGGTCAGGGACAGCACCACGAGACCCGCCGCCACGCCGGCACCGGCGGTGGCGCGAGCAATCTGGGAACGGGTGCGGTGGGTGTGCTTCATCGGCTCTTTCTCGGCTTTCTCGACGTGCGACGGGTATGTCCCGTCCGGCAGTACGTGTTGGAGTCGGAAGGGTCGGATTTGGTTCCGCGAAAAGGACAAGTCGGGACGTAGGTCCCGTCACCCCGGGCCCAAGGGCGGGGCGCGACCGGACCAACGTCCGGCGGGGCGGAGCCGACGTCGTCGGTGGCGGCCGTTACCGTCGCGAGCGTGACCCTGACCGTGCCCGCCGGCGTGCCGGACGGCCCCCTCGCCGGAGCCGACTCCGCCGCGCACCGGAAGGCCCGGGGTGCGTTCTTCACCCCGGCGGCGCTGTGCGACTACGTCGTGGCGTGGGCGATCCGGTCCGGAGCCGACCGCGTGCTCGAGCCCAGCTGCGGCGAGGCGGCGTTCCTGCTCGCCGCCGCCCGGCGCCTGGAGGGGCTCGGCGCGACCGCGCCGGACCTGTCCGGGCACGAACTCCACGAGGGCAGCGCCCGGGCGGCCGAGGCCGTCCTGGCCGACGCCGGGCACCGGGCCGCCATCACCGTGGGCGACTTCCTCGACACCCCCGCCGCACCGCAGTTCGACGCCGTCGTCGGCAATCCGCCGTACGTCCGCTATCAGGCCTTCGCCGGGCCGGCCCGGGCGACGGGACGGCGCGCCGCCCTCAGCGCCGGGGTGTCGCTGACGCGGCTGGCCTCCTCCTGGGCGGCGTTCACCGTCCACGCCGCCGAGTTCCTCCGCCCCGGCGGCCGCCTCGGTCTGGTGCTGCCGGCCGAGCTGCTCAGCGTCAACTACGCCGCCGAGGTCCGCAGCTTCCTGATGCGCCGCTTCGGCCGGGTGCGGCTGGTGCTCTTCACCGAGCGGGTCTTCCCCGGCGTGATGGCGGAGGTCGTCCTGCTCCTCGCCGAGGGCGAAGGACCGGCCTCGCACTGCGAGCTGCTGCAGGTGCACGGCCTCGACGAGCTCGCCGCCGCCGCGGGCGCCGAGACCACGTGGGCCCCGCCCGCGTCGTCGGCGAAGTGGACGGCGGCCCTGCTGCCCGGCCGGGCCCGGGACCTGTACGCCGACCTGACCGCCGGATCCGCCTTCGACACCCTGCACGGCTGGGGCGAGACGACGCTCGGCGCCGTGACCGGCAACAACCGCTGGTTCGCCCTGACTCCGCGTCAGGTCGAGGACCTCGGGTTGACCGAGACCGACCTCGTGCCGATCTCCCCGCCCGGCAGTCGCCACCTGCGGGGCCCGGCCTTCACCACGGCCGCCTGGCGCGCACTCGGTTCGGCCGGGGCCCGGACCTGGCTGTTCCGGCCGGCCGGCGAGCCCTCACCGGCCGCCGCGGCCTACATCGCCGCGGGCGAGCAGGAGGGCGTCCCGACCGCGTACAAGTGCCGGGTGCGGCAGCCGTGGTGGCGGGTGCCGCTGGTTCCGCCGGCCGATCTGCTCCTGACCTACATGAATGCCGACCACCCGCAGCTGACCGGCAACCGGGCGCGGGTGCACCACCTCAACAGCGTCCACGGCGTGTATCTGCGGCCCGGTGTGCGGCGCCTGGGCGCCGAGCTGTTGCCACTGGCCGCGCTGAACACGCTCACGCTGATCGGCGCCGAGACGGTGGGCCGGGCGTACGGCGGTGGCGTCCTGAAGCTCGAGCCGCGCGAGGCGGACGCGCTGCCGGTGCCGTCCGCGGCTCTCGTCGCGGCGGCGGCTCCGGCCCTGCGAGCGATGCGCCCGACCGTCGATCGGCTGCTGGCGAGCGGTCGGCGTCCGGAAGCGACGCACCTCGTCGACGCGGCGTTGCTCGGCGACGCCGCCGGCATTCCGCCGGCTGATCTGGCCGCGCTGGTGACGGCACGTCAGGCCCTGGCCGACCGGCGCGCCGCCCGGAGCCGCGGAGCCTCGTCGTGAAGGACGGGCTCAGCGCGCTCGAGCCGCTGCTCGCCGCGCGGCGGCACAGCGACCCCTGGCAGCACGACCGCGACAAGCCACCGGTCTACGCGCCGGACTTCGAGCTGCTCGAGCAGCTGCTCTCGGTCCCGGTCCGCGAAGGTTCCGCGCCGTCGACCGGGCGTTTCGCCCT
The Sporichthya brevicatena DNA segment above includes these coding regions:
- a CDS encoding N-6 DNA methylase, whose amino-acid sequence is MTLTVPAGVPDGPLAGADSAAHRKARGAFFTPAALCDYVVAWAIRSGADRVLEPSCGEAAFLLAAARRLEGLGATAPDLSGHELHEGSARAAEAVLADAGHRAAITVGDFLDTPAAPQFDAVVGNPPYVRYQAFAGPARATGRRAALSAGVSLTRLASSWAAFTVHAAEFLRPGGRLGLVLPAELLSVNYAAEVRSFLMRRFGRVRLVLFTERVFPGVMAEVVLLLAEGEGPASHCELLQVHGLDELAAAAGAETTWAPPASSAKWTAALLPGRARDLYADLTAGSAFDTLHGWGETTLGAVTGNNRWFALTPRQVEDLGLTETDLVPISPPGSRHLRGPAFTTAAWRALGSAGARTWLFRPAGEPSPAAAAYIAAGEQEGVPTAYKCRVRQPWWRVPLVPPADLLLTYMNADHPQLTGNRARVHHLNSVHGVYLRPGVRRLGAELLPLAALNTLTLIGAETVGRAYGGGVLKLEPREADALPVPSAALVAAAAPALRAMRPTVDRLLASGRRPEATHLVDAALLGDAAGIPPADLAALVTARQALADRRAARSRGASS
- a CDS encoding rhomboid family intramembrane serine protease, with amino-acid sequence MTDGTGSGETPVCYRHPGRETYVRCGRCERYICPDDMISAAVGFQCPECVADGHKGVREPRTVVGAPVRGTGNGAVVTMAIIVVNVLIFFAVQGSDQLLNQLSLRPFSGDDDGVAQGGWHRLLTAAFVHEAPLHIAFNMLALWLFGRPLEMLLGPVRYLLTYLLCALGGSTFSYLFLGIFDGSIGASGAVFGLIGALLVVDRQVRANPSSTVIFLAFMLLPGFVIDNIDWRGHVGGLVTGALLGALFVYAPARNRVWWQATGCLVLVGVCLVAVQLRTERLEDQIREGLFFNLGAPASTSAVVHTGDNGCGELHRCNSGVPGV
- a CDS encoding aminodeoxychorismate/anthranilate synthase component II, which encodes MRVARILVVDNYDSFVFNLVQYLQQLDAECDVRRNDAVTVEDAASFDGVLISPGPGTPESAGVCIEMVRHCAQAQIPLFGVCLGLQSIGVAFGGTVNRAPELLHGKTSQVFHEGVGVLAGLPSPFTATRYHSLAIDPPTVPECLEVTGRTESGVIMAARHREADVEGVQFHPESVLTEGGHRMLANWLARCGDPGAVERSAGLAPVAPPQAG
- a CDS encoding peptidylprolyl isomerase; the protein is MAEELFATLHTSLGDITIRLFPDHAPTTVRNFTELAQGIREWTDPRTGAKSTEPLYNGTIFHRVIAGFMIQGGDPLGIGTGGPGYTFKDEFHSELLFDRPYLLAMANAGPATNGSQFFITVAPTPWLTMKHTIFGEVADIDSRDVVEAIAAVETGERDRPLTDVVIEKVIVERRQA
- a CDS encoding LPXTG cell wall anchor domain-containing protein, which produces MKHTHRTRSQIARATAGAGVAAGLVVLSLTSAGAAVAASKSSGTIKIHGVGTADTDNSNEPKVCAFTIVGDGFDADESVTYSIVSGPPWNSGAPVVHTGTYVADPAGSWSSAVISLPDGHYKATLLDGETNKEKVFKVECPAVTDPDPGTDPGTTDPDPGTGSSGDPDPGTDPGTDPGTIDPDPGTDPGTDPGTIDPDPGTDPTIDTVVTPGTPVGDGDGTGSGTPAEETDDQVTEEDDAVQGSFEEHPDALPATGASGAASVGVAGLLLVGAGLGLRRAVRQSD
- a CDS encoding class E sortase translates to MTTVADAPPQGPPPPRRKPSPFRVAVRSTGELMITFGVILLLLVVYQLYWTNLEAERRADGIKDDLRSSWVSGKPIKNGALGIMYIERLGKKWQKPIVSGVELDDLAKGVGHFPKSAQPGAVGNFAVAAHRATHGEPFAYLDRIQPGDKVIVETKTNWFVYVVDKQKNPNPAHPAWKLVDPSYGEVVLPVPEQPGVKPTKKLITLVTCNPRWGSSTRLIVYGHLTKAYPKPGPLPAELAFTQKKA
- a CDS encoding PASTA domain-containing protein, with protein sequence PGAPAPGRRAPSHRAPGRRRKPPAPLVRRPAVLVAVGVLCAGGLTALWLTDSEDRTAVVPPLAGIAEYDAGQTLKASGLRAKVLREVSDSVPAGVVLSQSPEPGARISTGTDVELRVSSGPPSVLVDPADWVGKPYADVKAALESRGLKVREQQVNAGGATGTVADVTPHGPVPVGDTVVVSVVAQPPTVGARAAGLRPDGLRAGDDRGRNGQ
- a CDS encoding cell division protein CrgA; this encodes MPKSRIRKKDKPAPEPKPANLGPSAPWVAPLMLGLFLFGLIWIVVYYVSNGDYPIGSLNNYNLLVGFGFITGGFITSTQWR
- a CDS encoding DUF881 domain-containing protein; the protein is MARSGWRLAVPVVLAIAGLLFAITGTTARGTNLRSGENTRLIDLIQAAQERNDRAATTGNRLRRQVERLSEQAADPLVQQVRKEGDAIAPAAGLTPVSGAGITVTLDDAPPGAIDRAYPGLPEPTADDLVVHQQDLQAVVNALWAGGAVGIKLMDQRIISTSAVRCVGNVLILQDRVYSPPYSVTAVGDVTALSKALAESVAVSNYREYVDAYGLGWKVEKHARITVPAYSGSLDLRYAEVDEQ
- the pknB gene encoding Stk1 family PASTA domain-containing Ser/Thr kinase — encoded protein: MTEQARLLGERYELGEVLGRGGMAEVRLGKDVRLGRTVAVKTLRSDLALDSTFQQRFRKEAQSAASLNNPAIVSVYDTGEDYADGVPVPYIVMEYVDGQTLRELLASGRRLLPERAMEIVAGVLTALDYSHQAGIVHRDIKPGNVMLTRSGTVKVMDFGIARAIADASATMTATAAVIGTAQYLSPEQAKGEKVDARSDLYSAGCLLYELLTGQPPFTGDSPVSVAYQHVRENPKPPSLIDPAVTPPMDAIVLKSLAKNPENRYQSAAEMREDIERALDGRPITAPAVMTDAVTQQLVTSRPPTAAMPPVAAGNGGRRGTLGWVLLLLAVIAVAVLGVIVGKEVLGSKGEKVAVPLVQGLTQEQAEQTLESRGLKPVVSFKNDPNVSEGRVISQDPAASSTLTRGDEVTIVVSQGEVRATVPDVVGLPLADARKALEAANLVPNKVTRRNSDRPNNEVLETNPKAGTKRELNSRVDLVVSNGVPLVEVPNVVGQPYATAYATVSQAGFVVPSPSQEVSDRYPPGYVLRQVPEGGTQLQKGSNVTFVLTAAPNPGPDPTPIPEETPAVDPTPVPPVETPAPPAVQGRSEDVVGRTQD